ATGGCGAACTGGAAGACTATGTGTTCCGCAGCTATGATCAGCACAGTCAATAGGACAAACAGTAAAATCACCAAACAGCGGAACAGGCTGGCTCCGAGCTCTTTCTTGGACATCTTAAATCCTGTTGATTTGATTAGTTTGATGGAGGAAACATTGGTCAgattggatactttttttttctctgccagcTCCTCTAGTTGACTGGTAATGTACTTGTTGTCAAACCTGATGTTAGTTAAGTAGCTTTGTAAGTACCAAATTGCACCAACAAGAGTGTAGAGAATAAAAAGCCCAGCCATAACTCGATTGGATGTAAGCATGACATCCTTAAAAAGCCATTCAATGTTTTCAAAGTTGGCCTTCAACCTTTTCCCTGCTTGAGATATCACATTGGACACCTCAGAGGCGTTAACTTGGGCTGCAATGTTGACTTCCGGAGCAAATGTCCCACTCGCTTTTGCCATGATGCATGTGGTGTCCATGACCAGATTCTTTACATCGTGTGCAAGATCTCTGAAGCTTTCAGTGGAGTTTAACAGCTGCTCCGTAGAGTGCTGAGAAATACAGCGAAATATCTGAAAGATGCTTTtaaggtttttaaatatattaggaaTGATGTTCAAAGCTATGACCATGAAACAGGTGGACAGCAACAATCGAGAACCTTGCTTGGTGCCCAGAGTTGGGATTATGATGGTCAACACGCAACGTATTGGGTGAACAAGGACAAGGATTCCCCAGAGAAGAAGGGCTGAGGTGGTGGACAATGCAAAGGCCGAGTAATAATCATAGAGCAGGGAATAGAAGAGCCAATAGAAAAGGAGAAATCCAGATATAGATGACAAAATAGAACATGTTAGGACCAGCAAGAAGGTTTGTCTGCAGTCTTTTGGGACAGGGGtagaatatgccaaaaaaacttcCAATACAAAGGAGTAGACTCTTGGACAGATGAATGTTTGAAAATATGCCCAGCCTgatctgtaaagtaaaaaacatatatgtattacaAGTAAATATTAGATATTAGGTCATTATTAAActcatatctttattttataaagtaataCCTAGATTGAATAACTCTGCTTCCTACTTCTCCGTGGACGAAAGGACATGCTCATctagggtgaaaatctgacatgttttCAGCAGTCCCCAAACTTCATCCACTATGGGGAACGATCGGGGACAACTACTGTGCTTTTCTATTtaggtgccacttgctcatcctttCCTCTTTATAGATCGCAATGGCGCTGTGCGTACAGAGCTTGTGCGTTCATCTGCGGCCAGAAAGGATCACAAAAGCCTAAGATATTTGCATTTGACTTCACAACTACACCCATTGGGTTTATTATGTATGCTATTGAAAGTTTAGCAGAAATGCTACACCATTGTGGGGAGTGATTCGTGTCACTAGTGTAAAACTTATTGAAAATCATTTGTGAGGAAAAGCCCCATCATTTTGCCAAATTATATGATAAGTGCTCTTGAACCAAGGTTCAGGTCTCCTCCCACCTACTTTCTAGGGAActttatgcattcttttttctgttttacttcttTGATGATTTAAAAGCAGTTTTCCTACTCTAATAGCATAATGTGCTTGTGCATTCTATTCCTTTTTGTGTATGGGAGAAAGCTGGTTGGAAATGCATTAGCCTGTCACTTGAAAATGCTCCACGTATAGGTTTTATCAGTCTGTGCTTTGTACCAGAGCTTGGTAAATAGATTATTCAGTATTAGGGAGAATGTTTCTTTAGCTGGAGGGCTTCAGGAAGGTGACTTCCAATGActacaaaaaaatgacttttgaaaagGCGATTATATGACGCTATCAAAGTCTTTTTGTTTATATGTCATTTAAGCATTGGTTTACAATAGGATGTACTCCAGACAAGACAggcagtaaattttttttttaatgacctatTTAAATGTATGAATACAGTTTTTAATGACCAATTACCATGAGTTGTGTGCCATTTGCCTGTTTACTGCCAGTGAAACCTTAGCAAAGTTCAGTGCACCAAAAAAGGGTAGTGTATTGccaaaaaaattgattgactttGATATACAATTTGTGCTGCCACCTTTTTAGGAAAGGCTATTGGTGGAAAACTTGTGATTATTTAGCCAAGAGATACTTTGTTAAGTCAGGAATTTATGTTGGATAATAAGCCCTGGCTTCTATTTGGTATTCCAGTTCATCACAAAGTATTTAGCATAGCTGAGATTGGGGCACTGTGTAGGCCACTTGAGGTCTTCCATACCAAACTCTGCTCAACTTTAAATTAGAATTGGTATCCTATAATTCCTGTGGGAGAGCTCTGACCCTGAGTTGCTCTTCTCTGCTCATCTGCTGGTGgttattttaaagggaaactcccTCAATACCAGGTTTCTATTAGGAAGGTCTCATAACCCATATCCCTGTAAGATGTAAAACCAGCTAAAGACTGCCAGTTTTTACCTACAATTTAGCCAACTGTTCCTTTAGAAGGTTGATGCAAAGcatgattttttaattataccAAGAGCCTGACTGACTAGGCCAGCCCCCCTCTTTATATAGAGTATCATGTATACCCCAAAAGGGAGATCTCCCTGCTCAATTTACAACTCTTATCCTGTCCATCTGGCACTTTTGGGTGTTTCCACTCCCCTTTGTATGTTCCATTGCCTCCTGTTTCATTCTTCGTaatctcccaaaaaaaaaaatacaaaatctggtGGGGGTTATGGGAGCCCCTTATGATGGTCATATTGAACTTGTTCACCGGGGAAGTCATTGGTTTTACTAATGTCAGCTCCCCAGCAACTACTAGAccatgaaataaaagttttgggtaAACTGGTATTGTTCTGCCTTTTCATACAAAGACAAGTGTTTCATCAGATCAGAGGAATGAGACC
This Pyxicephalus adspersus chromosome 6, UCB_Pads_2.0, whole genome shotgun sequence DNA region includes the following protein-coding sequences:
- the OCSTAMP gene encoding osteoclast stimulatory transmembrane protein, translated to MAPHALTATRILSKCRSGWAYFQTFICPRVYSFVLEVFLAYSTPVPKDCRQTFLLVLTCSILSSISGFLLFYWLFYSLLYDYYSAFALSTTSALLLWGILVLVHPIRCVLTIIIPTLGTKQGSRLLLSTCFMVIALNIIPNIFKNLKSIFQIFRCISQHSTEQLLNSTESFRDLAHDVKNLVMDTTCIMAKASGTFAPEVNIAAQVNASEVSNVISQAGKRLKANFENIEWLFKDVMLTSNRVMAGLFILYTLVGAIWYLQSYLTNIRFDNKYITSQLEELAEKKKVSNLTNVSSIKLIKSTGFKMSKKELGASLFRCLVILLFVLLTVLIIAAEHIVFQFAMEVSRWVDILPSLQVTFDLKYQADVHLLQVFTIKDIVYSRVHELNLTFFSPQCKRPANPPESSTTAAIVCIYCVLFAMVFLEAYAQRLCRKISAMFYRKREEERVLYLLDQIQKNPQDCPTNSEGQLSKEPIADYVVSFLKLP